A region from the Sandaracinus amylolyticus genome encodes:
- a CDS encoding DUF2520 domain-containing protein: MAERVVVIGRGRLGTRVARAVSAQLVGGRDHSLEVVRAAGVIVIAVPDPAIESVAERIAPVLDPSHVVLHCAGSRGRDVLASCAARGASTGVMHPLVAIASEESVLADRTFVIDGDERAIDAASRIARACEARVVIAPLHGPAYHAAAALVANGSTALAALGVSILERLGVPSGDAARAIGGLLASVAQNVASVGVPRALTGPIARGDAQTVARHREALAEIDRVTLAAYDAVAPSILEVATRAGLDGRAQRAIRRALGRRGLSGPRGAS, translated from the coding sequence ATGGCTGAGCGCGTCGTCGTGATCGGACGCGGGCGCCTCGGGACGCGCGTCGCGCGCGCGGTGTCGGCGCAGCTCGTCGGTGGTCGCGACCACTCGCTCGAGGTCGTGCGCGCGGCGGGCGTGATCGTGATCGCGGTGCCGGATCCCGCGATCGAGAGCGTCGCGGAGCGGATCGCGCCGGTGCTCGATCCATCGCACGTCGTGCTGCACTGCGCGGGCAGCCGCGGGCGCGACGTGCTCGCGTCGTGCGCCGCGCGCGGCGCGTCGACGGGCGTGATGCACCCGCTCGTCGCGATCGCGAGCGAGGAGAGCGTGCTCGCGGATCGCACGTTCGTGATCGACGGAGATGAGCGCGCGATCGACGCGGCGTCGCGCATCGCGCGCGCGTGCGAGGCGCGGGTGGTGATCGCGCCGCTGCACGGGCCTGCCTATCACGCGGCGGCGGCGCTGGTCGCGAACGGCAGCACCGCGCTAGCTGCGTTGGGTGTGTCGATCCTCGAGCGCCTCGGCGTCCCCTCGGGCGATGCGGCCCGTGCGATCGGCGGGCTGCTCGCGAGCGTCGCGCAGAACGTCGCGAGCGTCGGCGTCCCGCGCGCGCTCACCGGGCCGATCGCGCGCGGGGATGCGCAGACCGTCGCGCGCCATCGCGAGGCGCTCGCCGAGATCGACCGAGTCACGCTGGCCGCGTACGACGCGGTCGCGCCGTCGATCCTCGAGGTCGCGACGCGCGCCGGGCTCGACGGGCGCGCGCAGCGGGCCATCCGCCGCGCGCTGGGGCGACGCGGTCTCAGCGGCCCGCGCGGAGCTTCATGA
- the nadD gene encoding nicotinate (nicotinamide) nucleotide adenylyltransferase, translated as MSETIGVFGGSFDPPHCGHVLLATYALSAAPIDRLLVVPTFAHPFGKQMAPYEHRVAMCERAFGLLRGAEISRIEEELGGASYTVRTLEALHARHPGVTLRLLVGADVLGDLEKWKDFERVRALAPLFVVGRSGYAREAGMETPDLPAISSTRVREQLRAHRTIGGLVPREVARYCDEHGLYHG; from the coding sequence ATGAGCGAGACGATCGGCGTGTTCGGTGGCAGCTTCGATCCGCCGCACTGCGGGCACGTGCTGCTCGCGACGTACGCGCTCTCGGCCGCGCCGATCGATCGACTGCTCGTCGTGCCGACGTTCGCGCATCCGTTCGGCAAGCAGATGGCGCCCTACGAGCATCGCGTCGCGATGTGCGAGCGCGCGTTCGGTCTGCTGCGCGGCGCGGAGATCTCACGCATCGAGGAGGAGCTCGGGGGCGCGAGCTACACGGTGCGCACGCTCGAGGCGCTCCACGCGCGACATCCGGGGGTCACGCTGCGTCTGCTCGTCGGCGCCGACGTTCTCGGGGATCTCGAGAAGTGGAAGGACTTCGAGCGGGTGCGCGCGCTCGCGCCGCTCTTCGTGGTCGGGCGCAGCGGGTACGCGCGCGAGGCAGGGATGGAGACGCCGGACCTGCCGGCGATCAGCTCGACGCGGGTGCGCGAGCAGCTGCGCGCGCATCGCACGATCGGCGGGCTCGTGCCGCGCGAGGTGGCGCGCTACTGCGACGAGCACGGCCTCTATCATGGCTGA